The following are encoded together in the Kwoniella newhampshirensis strain CBS 13917 chromosome 7, whole genome shotgun sequence genome:
- a CDS encoding thioredoxin-like protein 4A, which translates to MSYFMTHLHSGWHVDQSILVEEDRVVCIRFGHDHDEQCMAMDETLYGVSEKVQNFAVIYLVDVTEVPDFNKMYELYDPCTLMFFYRNKHIMIDLGTGNNNKINWPIVDKQEMIDIIETVYRGASKGRGLVVSPKDYSTRHKY; encoded by the exons ATGTCGTACTTTATGACGCA TCTCCACTCTGGGTGGCATGTCGACCAATCGATCCTCGTTGAAGAGGACAGAGTAGTGTGTATCCGATTCGGACACGACCACGACGAGCAATGTATGGCCATGGACGAGACCCTCTACGGCGTGTCAGAGAAGGTCCAAAACTTCGCTGTCATCTATCTCG TTGATGTTACCGAAGTTCCCGATTTCAACAAGATGTATGAATTGTACGATCCTTGTACACTGATGTTCTTTTACAG AAATAAACATATCATGATCGATTTAGGAACAGGTAACAACAACAAGAT AAATTGGCCAATAGTGGACAAACAGGAG ATGATCGACATAATCGAAACCGTCTACCGAGGAGCATCGAAGGGACGAGGTCTTGTGGTTTCGCCAAAAG ATTACTCCACCCGACACAAATATTAG